A region of Lycium barbarum isolate Lr01 chromosome 3, ASM1917538v2, whole genome shotgun sequence DNA encodes the following proteins:
- the LOC132633224 gene encoding T-complex protein 1 subunit delta, with amino-acid sequence MASPAVVSAPRAAATSSKTETFVDNKRKDDIRMANIAAAQAVANAVRTSLGPKGMDKMISTANGEVIITNDGATILNKMEVLQPAAKFLVELSKSQDVVAGDGTTTVVVIAGALLKQCLSLLSAGIHPTVVSDSLHKASMKAVEVLTAMALPVELTDRDSLVKSASTALNSKVVSQYSTLLAPLAVDSVLSVVDPEKPEIVDLRDIKIVKKLGGTVDDTELVKGLVFDKKVSHASGGLTRVEKAKIGVIQFQISPPKTDIEQSIVVSDYTQMDRILKEERNYILGMIKKIKATGCNVLLIQKSILRDAVTELSLHYLSKAKIMVIKDVERDEIEFITKTLNCLPIANIDHFRAEKLGFADLVEEISLGDGGKIVKITGIQDMGRTTSVLVRGSNQLVLDEAERSLHDALCVVRCLVNKRFLIAGGGAPEIELSRQLGAWAKVLQGMEGYCVKSFAEALEVVPYTLAENAGLNPIAIVTELRNRHAQGEINTGINVRKGQITNILEENVVQPLLVSTSAISLATECVRMILKIDDIVTVR; translated from the coding sequence ATGGCATCGCCGGCAGTAGTCTCCGCACCACGCGCCGCCGCCACGTCATCCAAAACCGAAACCTTCGTCGACAACAAGCGCAAAGACGATATCCGTATGGCGAACATCGCCGCCGCACAAGCCGTCGCAAACGCCGTCCGTACAAGTCTCGGTCCTAAAGGTATGGACAAAATGATCTCAACCGCAAACGGCGAAGTAATCATCACTAACGACGGCGCAACAATACTTAACAAAATGGAAGTTCTTCAACCTGCTGCTAAGTTCCTCGTTGAACTATCCAAATCACAAGACGTTGTCGCCGGTGACGGAACAACAACCGTCGTTGTTATCGCCGGCGCGTTGTTGAAACAGTGTTTGTCTCTTCTTTCTGCTGGGATTCACCCAACTGTTGTTTCTGATTCGCTGCATAAGGCGTCTATGAAGGCTGTTGAAGTGCTTACTGCTATGGCATTGCCTGTTGAGCTAACGGATCGCGATTCGCTTGTGAAATCGGCTAGCACTGCGCTTAACAGTAAGGTAGTTTCGCAATACTCCACGCTTTTAGCTCCATTAGCTGTTGATTCTGTGTTATCTGTTGTGGACCCGGAGAAACCTGAGATTGTTGATTTGAGGGATATTAAGATTGTTAAGAAATTGGGTGGTACTGTTGATGATACTGAGTTGGTTAAAGGCTTGGTTTTTGATAAGAAAGTGAGTCATGCTTCGGGTGGGCTTACCCGTGTTGAGAAAGCTAAGATTGGTGTCATTCAGTTTCAGATTTCGCCTCCGAAAACTGATATTGAGCAGAGTATTGTGGTTTCTGATTATACTCAAATGGACAGGATTTTGAAAGAAGAGAGGAATTACATTTTGGGTATGATTAAGAAGATTAAGGCTACGGGGTGTAATGTATTGTTGATTCAGAAGAGTATTCTGAGGGATGCTGTGACTGAATTGTCTCTGCATTATTTGTCAAAGGCGAAGATTATGGTGATTAAGGATGTCGAGAGGGATGAGATTGAGTTCATTACTAAGACGTTGAATTGTCTGCCTATTGCTAATATTGATCATTTCAGAGCAGAGAAACTTGGGTTTGCGGATTTGGTTGAAGAGATATCTCTTGGGGATGGTGGAAAGATTGTGAAGATCACAGGGATTCAGGACATGGGTAGGACTACTTCGGTGCTGGTTCGTGGGTCGAACCAGTTGGTTCTTGATGAGGCTGAGAGGAGTTTGCATGATGCGTTGTGTGTTGTAAGGTGTTTGGTGAACAAGAGGTTTTTGATTGCAGGTGGTGGGGCACCTGAGATTGAGCTTTCTAGGCAGTTGGGTGCATGGGCAAAGGTCCTACAGGGGATGGAAGGGTATTGTGTGAAGTCTTTTGCTGAAGCACTGGAAGTCGTTCCCTATACTTTGGCTGAGAATGCTGGGTTGAACCCAATTGCAATAGTGACTGAGTTGAGGAACAGGCACGCACAGGGCGAGATCAACACAGGGATCAATGTGAGGAAGGGACAGATCACTAACATTTTGGAGGAGAATGTGGTGCAGCCATTGCTGGTGAGCACAAGTGCAATTAGCTTGGCTACCGAATGTGTACGGATGATTTTGAAGATTGACGACATTGTTACAGTGAGGTAG
- the LOC132634329 gene encoding WAT1-related protein At3g18200 produces the protein MEPKSGIRSIPGKVKLLIALLVLQLCYAGFHIVSRLALNIGVSKIVYPVYRNIIALLLLGPFAYFLEKKERPPLTFSLLAQFCFLALIGITANQGFYILGLYYASPTFASAMQNSVPAITFIMASSLRLERVHFMRRDGMAKILGTLASVGGATIITLYKGPPLLGGSNSSEEDMVASQENVLDWTWGCVYLFGHCLSWAGWMVLQAPVVKKYPAKLSLTSFTCFFGLIQFLAIAAFTERDPKKWLIHSGEEIYLILYAGIISSGIVISLQTWCIQKGGPVYVATFQPVQTVLVAVMAFVVLGDQLYSGGILGGLLIMVGLYLVLWGKNEEKRIVNQHNTEETTLTKHLLASNKEESSAGADNC, from the exons ATGGAACCAAAAAGTGGAATCCGCAGTATCCCTGGAAAAGTGAAACTTCTTATAGCATTGCTTGTTTTGCAATTATGCTACGCAGGATTTCATATAGTCTCAAGACTTGCACTTAATATTGGTGTCAGTAAGATTGTGTATCCAgtttatagaaatattattgcaTTGCTTTTGTTAGGCCCCTTTGCTTATTTCTTGGAAAA GAAAGAAAGACCACCCCTCACATTCTCTCTATTGGCTCAATTTTGCTTTCTTGCATTAATAGG GATCACAGCAAACCAAGGATTTTATATCTTAGGGTTGTATTATGCATCCCCAACCTTTGCTTCAGCAATGCAAAACTCTGTTCCTGCTATTACTTTCATCATGGCTTCTAGTCTAAG GCTAGAAAGAGTTCATTTTATGAGGAGAGATGGCATGGCAAAGATTCTGGGAACCCTAGCAAGTGTTGGAGGAGCCACAATTATTACTCTTTACAAAGGGCCTCCCCTATTAGGAGGAAGCAATTCTTCTGAAGAAGATATGGTTGCTTCTCAAGAGAACGTGCTGGATTGGACATGGGGTTGTGTTTATTTGTTTGGTCATTGCTTATCTTGGGCTGGTTGGATGGTTCTTCAG GCACCTGTGGTGAAGAAGTACCCAGCCAAGCTATCACTTACCTCATTTACATGCTTCTTTGGATTAATTCAGTTCCTAGCTATAGCAGCTTTTACAGAAAGGGATCCAAAAAAATGGCTGATCCACTCTGGAGAGGAAATATATCTGATTTTATATGCT GGTATTATCTCTTCTGGAATAGTAATCTCTCTCCAGACTTGGTGCATTCAGAAAGGAGGACCAGTGTATGTTGCTACATTCCAGCCTGTGCAAACAGTATTAGTTGCTGTCATGGCTTTTGTAGTTCTTGGTGATCAGTTGTACTCTGGAGG GATACTTGGAGGACTTCTGATAATGGTTGGGCTTTACCTAGTTTTGTGGggtaaaaatgaagagaaaagaaTTGTCAACCAACATAATACTGAAGAGACAACATTGACAAAGCACCTTCTTGCTTCAAACAAGGAGGAATCCTCCGCTGGAGCTGACAATTGCTAA
- the LOC132631510 gene encoding probable auxin efflux carrier component 1c, whose amino-acid sequence MITLADFYHVMTVVVPLYVAMILAFGCVKWWKIFSPDQCSGINRFVALFAVPLLSFHFIAVNNPYNMNLRFIAADTTQKLIVLGALAVCANLSKRGSLEWSITLFSLSTLPNTLVMGVPLLKGMYGDFSGSLMVQIVVLQCIIWYTLMLFCFEFRGARMLISEQIPDTAGSKLDRPR is encoded by the coding sequence ATGATAACTTTAGCTGATTTTTATCATGTTATGACTGTTGTTGTGCCACTTTATGTGGCTATGATATTAGCTTTTGGTTGTGTTAAATGGTGGAAAATTTTCTCACCAGACCAGTGTTCTGGAATTAACAGATTTGTAGCACTTTTTGCTGTTCCACTTTTGTCCTTCCATTTTATTGCTGTTAATAATCCATACAACATGAACTTAAGGTTCATTGCTGCTGACACTACGCAGAAACTTATTGTTCTTGGGGCTCTTGCTGTGTGTGCTAATTTAAGCAAAAGGGGTAGTTTAGAATGGAGTATAACACTCTTTTCTTTATCAACTCTTCCAAATACTTTAGTTATGGGTGTTCCTTTGTTAAAGGGAATGTATGGTGATTTCTCTGGGAGTTTGATGGTGCAAATAGTTGTGCTACAGTGTATTATTTGGTACACTTTGATGCTTTTTTGTTTTGAGTTTAGAGGTGCAAGAATGCTTATTTCTGAGCAAATTCCAGATACTGCTGGATCAAAACTGGACAGGCCTAGATAG